The window ACACTTGTTTGAATAATAATTGGCGAGCCCATTTCTTTTGCTGCTTCAATCATTTCTGGCAACATCTCTAAATTATGCGTGTTAAATGCCCCTACTGTAAAATTCAATTCCGTTGCTGTTTTTGTAACCTCTTTTAACGTTGTATACATATTAACTATCCCCATTCTCTCTTTATTTATGAACCACTAATCGTAACTTCTTTGGCAATCTGACGCATTTCATCCATTTTAGTCATCCATTTATCAATTCCTGCATCGTCCCCATTTTCAGCCGCTTTTTTACGTTCTTGATTGTACAAACTCATTAATTTTTTATACCCATCCCCAATACTTTTTTGATAGCTTAGACTTTTTTCTAAAGCTTCAATTCCTTGATTTATCGCAGGTAATTGTGCAAATAGCAAACCTAGTTCTTCATATTTTTTAGCCAGTACTACAGAATCTTTGATACTGCTAGCTTCTAACTTATCAATTTCTTGTTGAATCCGAACACTATCTGCTTGAATTATAGCTACTTCTTCAGCAGTTAGAGAAAGGTCTGCTTCTTGAAATTTAGGCTTCACAGTTTTCTTCTTAAAAAATTCAAACATTCCCTTGCTCCTTTCTAAAATGCTTTGAGAATCGGACTAAGCAACCAAGCATATAATAGCGCCGCTGCTACTGTATCTACATCTGTTGCGGTTGCATTGATAAAACCCATACTATTAAAAATAGTGACTAATAAAGCTGGAAGCAAGGTAATAAAGAAACCATGAGCAATACCGCCGATAATAGCACCGCGTCTTCCTCCCACGGCATTCCCGAAAATCCCCGCTGTTCCTCCAGCAAAAAAGTTCGTTAGCATTCCGGGTAAAATCATTGCTAAACCAAAAGTCGGCAAGATAAACATAGCTAGTATTGTGCCAATTGTTGTTGTAATAAAGCCTAAAATAACAGCATTTGGACTATAAGGGAAGAATACTGGACAATCTAGCGCTGGGATTGCATTTGGAACAAGTTTCATAGCAATTCCTCGGAATGCTGGCACGATTTCTCCTAATAATAACCGCACACCTGCAAGTAGCACATAAACCCCTACAACAAACTGAATGGCTTGTAAAAAGGCAAACATCACATAATTTTGATTTCCAGATAACGTTGCTCCAAACTCTTCACCAGCGAATAAAGCAGTGACCACATATAACGGAACCATGACTACCATCACCGATAAATACGTATCCTGTAGAAATTCAAAAGCTTTTGGCAATTTTAAATCTTCAACTGATTTTTTATTTTCACCACGTTCTCCAACAAGCCAAGCCACTCCAGCTTCAAATA is drawn from Carnobacterium gallinarum DSM 4847 and contains these coding sequences:
- a CDS encoding PTS sugar transporter subunit IIC yields the protein MVVINFIIENILTQASITISLIAMLGLILQKKSVGQVISGSLKTLLGFQVLSAGSSIIVGSLTYFGEIFNEGFKMQGIIPSIEAINGQAMNELGLGRDIALTFLAIFVFNILIARFTKWKYIFLTGQAILWMATMTTVFGYFSGLRGILLILVGGFVGGVFAVAMPAVAQPFIRKITGSNDIALGHFCTIGYLFEAGVAWLVGERGENKKSVEDLKLPKAFEFLQDTYLSVMVVMVPLYVVTALFAGEEFGATLSGNQNYVMFAFLQAIQFVVGVYVLLAGVRLLLGEIVPAFRGIAMKLVPNAIPALDCPVFFPYSPNAVILGFITTTIGTILAMFILPTFGLAMILPGMLTNFFAGGTAGIFGNAVGGRRGAIIGGIAHGFFITLLPALLVTIFNSMGFINATATDVDTVAAALLYAWLLSPILKAF